A stretch of the Chitiniphilus purpureus genome encodes the following:
- a CDS encoding CynX/NimT family MFS transporter, whose amino-acid sequence MNGSSAMPPAATTRPVNRAWLVAGMLLVGLNLRPALSSVAPVLGAIREQAGLDAAGAGLLTTLPVLCLGLSAPIAPRLARRWGPERTAFIILLMLAASLLLRSVGGLAGLFAGSVLAGASIGIIGVLLPGIVKRDFPHAPGLMTGLYTMALCLGAALAAGITEPLRLAFAGHWQPALAAWSALALLAALVWAPQLRRSGAGNAAPPPAVRGLWRDRLAWQVTLYMGLQSSLAYSVFGWLPTILIERGMSPVAAGWVLSVSILVQLLSALGGPWLATRGRDQRPAIVLMLALTLAGLLGCLFAPLSQRWVWATVLGLGQGGTFSIALTLIVLRARDPYMAAQLSGMAQGVGYTLAALGPFALGLLHQWHGSWAPAGVFFALVTLAALAAGLGAGRARHVAAQDGGM is encoded by the coding sequence ATGAACGGTTCTTCTGCCATGCCGCCTGCCGCCACGACCCGACCTGTCAACCGTGCCTGGCTGGTGGCCGGCATGCTGCTGGTCGGCCTGAACCTGCGGCCTGCGCTGTCCAGCGTGGCACCGGTGCTGGGCGCGATCCGCGAGCAGGCCGGCCTGGATGCCGCCGGCGCCGGCCTGCTAACCACGCTGCCGGTGCTGTGCCTGGGATTGTCCGCGCCAATCGCGCCGAGGCTGGCGCGGCGCTGGGGGCCGGAACGCACGGCATTCATCATTCTGCTGATGTTGGCGGCAAGTCTGCTGTTGCGGTCGGTCGGTGGGCTCGCCGGGCTGTTCGCCGGCTCGGTGCTTGCCGGAGCCAGCATCGGCATCATCGGCGTATTGCTGCCCGGCATCGTCAAGCGCGATTTCCCGCATGCCCCGGGCCTGATGACCGGGCTCTACACCATGGCGCTATGCCTGGGGGCCGCGCTGGCCGCCGGCATCACCGAGCCCCTGCGGCTGGCGTTCGCCGGACACTGGCAGCCGGCACTGGCCGCGTGGTCGGCGCTGGCGCTGCTGGCGGCGCTGGTCTGGGCACCGCAATTGCGCCGCAGCGGCGCCGGCAATGCAGCGCCGCCGCCCGCAGTGCGTGGGCTGTGGCGCGACCGGCTGGCCTGGCAGGTCACGCTGTACATGGGATTGCAGTCGTCGCTGGCCTACAGCGTGTTTGGCTGGCTGCCCACCATCCTCATCGAACGCGGTATGAGCCCGGTGGCGGCAGGCTGGGTGCTGTCGGTCTCGATCCTGGTCCAGCTGCTGTCCGCCCTGGGTGGACCCTGGCTGGCCACGCGGGGGCGTGATCAGCGGCCGGCGATCGTGCTGATGCTGGCGCTGACGCTGGCGGGGCTGCTCGGTTGTCTGTTCGCCCCACTGTCGCAGCGCTGGGTCTGGGCCACGGTACTCGGGCTGGGGCAGGGTGGCACCTTCAGCATCGCGCTGACATTGATCGTGCTGCGCGCACGCGATCCCTACATGGCGGCCCAGTTGTCCGGCATGGCGCAGGGCGTAGGCTACACGCTGGCGGCGCTCGGGCCGTTCGCACTTGGGTTGCTGCACCAATGGCATGGCAGTTGGGCGCCGGCCGGTGTGTTCTTCGCACTGGTGACGCTGGCTGCGCTGGCCGCAGGCCTGGGCGCCGGCCGCGCGCGCCATGTGGCAGCACAAGACGGCGGGATGTGA
- the uvrA gene encoding excinuclease ABC subunit UvrA: MSYRPIPSEQPLIRIRGARTHNLKNVSLDLPRGKLVVITGLSGSGKSSLAFDTLYAEGQRRYVESLSAYARQFLQLMEKPDVDLIEGLSPAISIEQKATSHNPRSTVGTVTEIHDYLRLLFARVGIPYCPDHDQPLETQTVSQMVDHVLALPEDTRLMVLAPVVVGKKGENLDLFDDLRAQGFVRVRVDGEVHEMDALPKLDKNRKHTIEVVIDRLKTRPDLKQRLAESFETALRHADGRAIAVEMDSGREHWFSAKFACPVCSYSLPELEPRLFSFNNPMGACPSCDGLGQITFFDPKRVVAHPDLSLAAGAIKGWDKRNQFYFQMLTSLAEHYGFDINDPWEALPEQIQQVVLYGSGRDEIRFSYMSERGTRFERAHAFEGIIPNLERRYRETDSAAVREELTKYQNNRACPTCSGSRLRREARHVKVGSANLHTISQMALRDTAAFFESLQLEGARAQIAEKIVKEIRERLGFLVNVGLDYLSLERSADTLSGGEAQRIRLASQIGSGLTGVMYVLDEPSIGLHQRDNDRLIATLMRLRDLDNTVIVVEHDEDAIRAADWLVDMGPGAGEHGGEVIASGPPAEVFKEPRSVTGQFMSGARQIAIPAQRRSPDPQKWFTLKGAHGNNLKFVDLALPAGLFVCVTGVSGSGKSTLINDTLYAVAARELNGASTEPAPYHDMQGLDHFDKVINVDQSPIGRTPRSNPATYTGLFTPIRELFAGVPAARERGYGPGRFSFNVKGGRCEACQGDGVIKVEMHFLPDVYVPCDVCHGQRYNRETLEVQYKGKSITEVLEMTVEHALEFFSAVPTVSRKLQTLMDVGLGYIRLGQSATTLSGGEAQRVKLALELSKRDTGRTLYILDEPTTGLHFHDIDLLLTVLKRLSDHGNTVVVIEHNLDVIKTADWIVDLGPEGGAGGGRIIATGTPEMVAATAESHTGHYLARMLAS; this comes from the coding sequence ATGAGCTATCGTCCCATTCCGTCCGAACAGCCGCTGATCCGCATCCGCGGTGCACGCACGCACAATCTCAAGAATGTCAGTCTCGATCTGCCGCGCGGCAAGCTGGTGGTGATCACCGGCCTGTCCGGGTCGGGCAAGAGTTCACTGGCATTCGACACGCTGTATGCCGAAGGGCAGCGCCGCTATGTCGAATCGCTGTCGGCCTACGCGCGGCAGTTCCTGCAGCTGATGGAAAAGCCCGACGTCGACCTGATCGAGGGCCTGTCGCCGGCGATCTCGATCGAGCAGAAGGCCACCAGTCACAATCCGCGCTCGACGGTCGGCACGGTCACCGAGATCCACGATTACCTGCGCCTGCTGTTCGCGCGGGTCGGCATCCCATATTGTCCGGACCACGATCAGCCGCTGGAGACCCAGACCGTCAGCCAGATGGTCGATCATGTGCTGGCGCTGCCCGAGGACACCCGGTTGATGGTGCTGGCCCCGGTCGTGGTCGGCAAGAAGGGCGAAAACCTGGATCTGTTCGACGATCTACGCGCGCAGGGCTTCGTGCGCGTGCGCGTGGACGGCGAAGTGCACGAGATGGATGCACTGCCCAAGCTCGACAAGAACAGGAAGCACACCATCGAGGTGGTGATCGACCGGCTCAAGACCCGGCCTGACCTCAAGCAGCGCCTGGCCGAATCATTCGAGACCGCGTTGCGCCACGCCGACGGCCGTGCGATTGCGGTGGAAATGGATTCCGGCCGCGAGCACTGGTTCTCCGCCAAGTTCGCCTGCCCGGTGTGCAGCTACAGCCTGCCCGAGCTGGAACCGCGGCTGTTTTCGTTCAACAACCCGATGGGCGCCTGCCCCAGCTGCGACGGCCTGGGCCAGATCACCTTCTTCGACCCCAAGCGGGTGGTCGCCCACCCGGATCTGAGCCTCGCGGCCGGTGCGATCAAGGGCTGGGACAAGCGCAACCAGTTCTACTTCCAGATGCTGACGAGCCTGGCGGAGCACTATGGCTTCGACATCAACGACCCGTGGGAGGCGCTGCCGGAGCAGATCCAGCAGGTGGTGCTGTACGGCTCCGGGCGTGACGAGATCCGCTTCAGCTACATGAGCGAGCGTGGCACCCGTTTCGAACGCGCACACGCTTTCGAGGGCATCATCCCCAACCTGGAGCGCCGCTATCGCGAGACCGACTCGGCCGCCGTGCGCGAGGAGCTGACCAAGTACCAGAACAACCGCGCCTGCCCGACCTGCAGCGGCTCGCGGCTGCGGCGCGAGGCACGCCATGTCAAGGTCGGCTCGGCCAATCTGCACACCATCAGCCAGATGGCGCTGCGCGACACCGCCGCCTTCTTCGAAAGCCTGCAGCTCGAAGGCGCGCGCGCGCAGATCGCCGAGAAGATCGTCAAGGAGATCCGCGAGCGGCTGGGGTTCCTGGTCAACGTCGGCCTGGACTACCTGAGCCTGGAACGCAGCGCCGACACGCTGTCGGGCGGCGAGGCGCAGCGCATCCGGCTGGCAAGCCAGATCGGCTCCGGTCTCACCGGGGTGATGTACGTGCTGGACGAACCGTCGATCGGCCTGCACCAGCGCGACAACGATCGGCTGATCGCCACGCTGATGCGGCTCAGGGATCTGGACAACACGGTGATCGTGGTCGAACACGACGAGGATGCGATCCGTGCGGCCGACTGGCTGGTGGACATGGGCCCCGGCGCCGGCGAGCACGGCGGCGAGGTGATCGCCAGCGGGCCGCCGGCCGAGGTGTTCAAGGAGCCCCGCTCGGTCACCGGGCAATTCATGTCCGGCGCGCGGCAGATCGCCATCCCGGCGCAGCGCCGCAGCCCCGATCCGCAGAAATGGTTCACCCTCAAGGGGGCGCACGGCAACAACCTGAAGTTCGTCGACCTGGCACTGCCGGCAGGGCTGTTCGTCTGCGTGACCGGTGTGTCGGGCTCGGGCAAATCCACGCTGATCAACGACACCCTGTATGCGGTGGCGGCGCGCGAGCTGAATGGTGCCTCGACCGAGCCTGCGCCGTACCACGACATGCAGGGGCTCGATCACTTCGACAAGGTCATCAACGTCGACCAGAGCCCGATCGGACGCACCCCGCGCTCCAACCCGGCCACCTATACCGGTCTGTTCACCCCGATCCGCGAGCTGTTCGCCGGTGTGCCTGCCGCCCGTGAGCGCGGCTACGGGCCGGGCCGCTTCAGCTTCAACGTCAAGGGCGGGCGCTGCGAAGCCTGCCAGGGTGACGGCGTGATCAAGGTGGAGATGCACTTCCTGCCGGATGTGTACGTGCCGTGCGACGTCTGCCACGGTCAGCGCTACAACCGTGAAACCCTGGAAGTGCAGTACAAGGGCAAGAGCATCACCGAGGTGCTGGAGATGACAGTGGAACACGCGCTGGAATTCTTCAGCGCGGTGCCCACCGTGTCGCGCAAGCTGCAGACGCTGATGGACGTGGGCCTGGGCTATATCCGGCTGGGCCAGAGCGCCACCACGCTTTCAGGCGGCGAGGCGCAACGGGTGAAGCTGGCGCTGGAGCTCTCCAAGCGTGATACCGGCCGCACGCTGTATATCCTGGACGAGCCGACCACCGGCCTGCACTTCCACGATATCGACCTGCTGCTCACGGTGCTCAAGCGCCTGTCGGACCATGGCAATACGGTGGTGGTGATCGAACACAACCTGGACGTGATCAAGACCGCCGACTGGATCGTCGACCTAGGTCCGGAGGGCGGCGCCGGCGGCGGCCGCATCATCGCCACCGGCACCCCCGAAATGGTGGCAGCCACCGCGGAGAGCCACACCGGCCACTACCTGGCGCGCATGCTTGCATCGTAA
- the gloB gene encoding hydroxyacylglutathione hydrolase → MLQLEALPVLEDNYIWVLHDGREALAVDPGVAEPLLAWLARRHLSLGAVLITHHHADHTGGLPGLCAAVPGLPVFGPSAVAPVNRPVGEGACVTLLGQPFQVLAVPGHTLDHLAYWGAPWLFCGDTLFGAGCGRLFEGTAAQLWDSLQRLRALPDGTLVCCAHEYTLTNLRFALTVEPDNPALHARWALDAARRERGEPTLPATLAQERMTNPFLRSDDPAIQTTVGENGPLAVFTRLRERRNAFR, encoded by the coding sequence TCGAAGCCTTGCCGGTTCTGGAAGACAATTATATCTGGGTTTTACACGATGGCCGGGAAGCGCTGGCCGTCGACCCGGGGGTGGCCGAGCCGTTGCTGGCCTGGTTGGCGCGTCGGCACCTGTCGCTCGGCGCAGTGCTGATCACCCATCATCACGCTGACCATACCGGTGGATTGCCCGGGCTGTGCGCGGCCGTGCCCGGCCTGCCGGTGTTCGGGCCATCAGCGGTGGCGCCGGTGAACCGGCCGGTGGGCGAGGGCGCATGCGTCACGCTGCTGGGCCAGCCGTTCCAGGTGCTGGCGGTGCCTGGACATACGCTCGATCACCTGGCCTATTGGGGGGCGCCATGGCTGTTCTGCGGCGATACCTTGTTCGGTGCCGGTTGCGGCCGGCTGTTCGAGGGCACGGCGGCGCAGTTGTGGGACTCGCTGCAGCGTCTGCGGGCGTTACCCGACGGCACGCTGGTGTGCTGTGCGCATGAATACACGCTGACCAATCTGCGTTTCGCGCTCACCGTGGAGCCCGACAATCCGGCGTTGCATGCCCGATGGGCGCTGGATGCCGCCCGGCGCGAGCGTGGCGAACCCACGCTGCCCGCCACGCTGGCGCAGGAGCGGATGACCAATCCGTTCCTGCGCAGCGATGACCCTGCGATCCAGACGACGGTCGGCGAGAATGGGCCGCTGGCCGTGTTCACACGGCTGCGTGAGCGCCGTAACGCTTTCCGCTGA
- a CDS encoding lytic transglycosylase, translating into MKYRLLVACLAWSAFAAASTPASPPSDPASLPDPLVVDYTEAVDPLVAELLFGDFNRVLHPDLWSRIRVGFALTDLDSPLVEKWENYYASRPDYLRRIVERGSRYLYFVVAEVEKRGMPMEIALLPMIESAYNPKAESHAGAGGMWQFIPETGKRYGLERTWWYDGRRDVVASTQAALDYLQTLYGLFGDWQLALASYNWGEGAVGRALARNREAGLPLSYADIRKPAETENYVPKLLAVRNIIADPDAFGVDLGPLPNDPYFTAITTGRHMDVQVAAELAQLPVDELLRLNPGFIRPVIAYKDERKLVLPADKVELFQRNLAAYERPLLNWQPYVTRAGESLDELARTHGIPAEELREINDIPPREQVARGQTILVPLAPGMDIRERVALNALAVNKVPDPVDTGEQDAPRAVRKPQDRYRVGRGDTLFSIAQRFNLSVDELKSLNRMRGNQIRAGQQLKVTQGVVADQPGKRAGRSRAQRARTYLVRRGDTLSEISRRYNVALVDLKRWNPRPLRPGMKVYVEAPN; encoded by the coding sequence ATGAAATACCGCCTGCTTGTCGCGTGCCTGGCCTGGTCCGCCTTTGCTGCTGCGTCCACCCCGGCTTCCCCCCCGTCCGACCCTGCCTCGCTGCCCGATCCGCTCGTCGTCGACTACACCGAAGCGGTCGATCCGCTGGTGGCCGAGCTGCTGTTCGGCGATTTCAACCGTGTGCTCCATCCCGACCTTTGGAGCCGGATCCGCGTCGGCTTCGCGCTCACCGACCTGGACAGCCCGCTGGTCGAGAAATGGGAAAACTACTACGCCAGCCGGCCGGACTACCTGCGGCGTATCGTCGAGCGCGGCAGCCGCTACCTGTACTTTGTGGTCGCCGAGGTCGAAAAGCGCGGCATGCCGATGGAGATCGCGCTGCTGCCGATGATCGAATCGGCCTACAACCCCAAGGCAGAGTCGCACGCCGGCGCCGGTGGCATGTGGCAGTTCATCCCGGAGACCGGCAAGCGCTACGGGCTGGAACGCACCTGGTGGTACGACGGCCGGCGCGATGTGGTGGCGTCGACCCAGGCCGCGCTCGACTATCTGCAGACGCTGTACGGCCTGTTCGGCGACTGGCAGCTGGCGCTGGCCAGCTACAACTGGGGCGAAGGTGCGGTCGGCCGCGCGCTGGCGCGCAACCGCGAGGCGGGGTTGCCGTTGAGCTATGCCGATATCCGCAAGCCTGCCGAAACCGAGAACTACGTGCCCAAGCTGCTGGCGGTGCGCAATATCATCGCCGACCCGGACGCCTTTGGCGTGGACCTGGGCCCGTTGCCCAACGATCCGTATTTCACCGCCATCACCACCGGGCGGCATATGGATGTACAGGTCGCCGCCGAGCTGGCCCAGCTGCCGGTGGATGAGCTGCTGCGGCTCAACCCCGGCTTCATCCGCCCGGTGATCGCCTACAAGGACGAACGCAAGCTGGTGCTGCCCGCTGACAAGGTCGAGCTGTTCCAGCGCAACCTCGCAGCCTACGAACGCCCTTTGCTCAACTGGCAACCTTATGTGACGCGCGCCGGTGAAAGCCTGGACGAGCTGGCACGCACACACGGCATCCCGGCCGAGGAGCTGCGCGAGATCAATGATATTCCGCCACGGGAGCAGGTCGCCCGCGGCCAGACCATCCTGGTGCCGCTGGCACCGGGCATGGACATCCGCGAGCGGGTTGCGCTCAATGCCCTGGCGGTGAACAAGGTGCCTGATCCGGTCGATACCGGCGAACAGGACGCGCCGCGCGCGGTGCGCAAGCCGCAGGACCGCTACCGGGTCGGCCGCGGCGATACGCTGTTCAGCATTGCCCAGCGCTTCAACCTGAGCGTGGACGAACTCAAGTCGCTCAACCGCATGCGCGGCAACCAGATCCGTGCCGGCCAGCAGCTCAAGGTGACGCAGGGTGTGGTGGCCGACCAGCCCGGCAAACGGGCCGGCCGCAGCCGCGCCCAGCGCGCCCGGACCTATCTCGTGCGCCGTGGCGATACCTTGTCCGAGATCTCCCGGCGCTACAACGTGGCCCTGGTCGACCTGAAGCGCTGGAATCCTCGTCCGCTGCGGCCGGGGATGAAGGTGTACGTGGAGGCGCCCAACTAG
- a CDS encoding FadR/GntR family transcriptional regulator — protein sequence MAQPLVRPSLVDLAVSALRERIEHGEWPRDSRIPTEPALATLLGVSRNTIREAVRVLACCGVLTVRQGDGTYVASCVDPSAAMGALARASLAEHLETRALLEAASAGLAASRRTEADLIAMQAALAARGEPGGDGARTAFAERDLAFHRSVVVAAHNGPLLALYDFLSQAIRDGVLSALADPTLPDPDQASHAAIVDAIAACDATAAAAAANAIIQPILDQLRRPAPGVDA from the coding sequence ATGGCCCAACCCCTGGTAAGGCCCTCGCTGGTCGATCTGGCTGTGTCTGCCCTGCGCGAGCGCATCGAGCACGGCGAATGGCCGCGCGACAGCCGTATCCCCACTGAGCCGGCGCTGGCCACGCTATTGGGTGTGAGCCGCAATACGATACGCGAGGCGGTCCGGGTGTTGGCCTGCTGCGGCGTGCTGACCGTGCGCCAGGGCGATGGCACCTATGTGGCCAGCTGCGTCGATCCCAGTGCCGCGATGGGCGCATTGGCCCGCGCCTCGTTGGCCGAGCATCTGGAAACGCGTGCGCTGCTGGAGGCCGCGTCCGCAGGGCTTGCCGCCTCGCGCCGCACCGAGGCCGATCTGATAGCGATGCAGGCTGCGCTGGCGGCACGTGGCGAGCCGGGTGGGGACGGGGCCCGTACCGCGTTCGCCGAACGCGACCTCGCATTCCACCGCAGTGTGGTGGTGGCGGCACACAATGGCCCATTGCTGGCGCTGTATGACTTCCTCTCGCAGGCGATCCGGGATGGGGTGCTCAGCGCCCTTGCCGATCCGACGCTGCCCGATCCCGACCAGGCAAGCCATGCCGCGATCGTCGACGCCATTGCCGCATGCGATGCCACGGCGGCAGCCGCCGCGGCAAACGCCATCATCCAGCCGATACTGGATCAACTGCGCCGGCCGGCTCCGGGGGTGGACGCATGA